CCGCTGCCCGAGTCGATGGCCATCTCGCCACCGGCGCCGCCCGTACCGTTGTTGACCCACTGGTTCGAGCTGATGAACCCTTCCACCGTCGATTCAAGGCGCTCGAAGTACACTGCCTGCGACCCGGTCCCGAACAGGGAAAGACCGTCGTACAGACGCATTCCTCCCGCAGACACCACGCCGCCGGGCGCGGGTCGGCCGAGCGTGACCGTCACATTCGTCGCACTGGCCGTCGCGGCAGCCGACAGGGTGGCCTGAGTGGGGGACACGACAGCCGCGATCGTCGTGGCGGCCGGGATGCCGGTACCGCTGATGGAGATGCCCACGTCGTCGACCCGGAACCCCGCGCTTCCCGACGAGACGGTCGTCGAGGCGTTGGTCGTCGTGAAGTCGGCGAACACCCGACGGCGCCCCACAGAGAGTGCGGCAAGCGCGAGGAGCTCCTTTCTGAATTCAAATGGCGTCCCCCCCGTCGCGTCCATGTACGGCGCGTTCGTCGACTCGTCCAGGCCCAGCGAGTAGTAGCCGCCAACACCGTCGTCGCGGTCCACGATCACCGCATTGGTGTGGACGGTCGGATTGAACGCGTTACCCTGGGCATCGATCATCGCGCGCGTCGACACCCATCTGGTCCGCTGACTCATTGCCTGGTAGAACGTCCCCTGTTCACATCCCAGGCCACTCGCGTAGGTAATTAGGTTGGACACCTTGGTCAGCTGCGCCGAGTCGATGGATCCATGGTGGAACAGGACGACGATGCTGCGGTTCGCCACAGCCTCGTCGATGTAAGCCTTGATGTCCGACTCGGACGGAGCAAGGATGTCTATCCCCGGGACGTCGAACGGATCCGGCGCGTTTCGGCTGACGATGCCCCGGCTGCACCGGAAGTACTCGTGCCGACGGCTGACTATCTCCTTTACCCGATTGTTCGCCGACCCGCCCGGATAGGAGCCGGTCTTGACCGAGTAGCCGAATCTCGTTTGGATCTCGCCGATGGCGGCGCCAAGAAGAAGGTCGAGCGCCGCTGGACCATAGGTCGCGTAGTAGGCGGCAAGATCTTCGTGGTCCTTGCCATGCGTGGCGATCTCGTGGCCGGCGGCGACGATGGCTGCGACCTGAGACGTCGTGATGTAAGCGTCCCCGTACACAGGAGATGTCCCGGCCCTGTCCACCCAGTCGACCGACAGGAAGAATGTTCCCTTGATTCCGCTGGAGGCGAGCAGGGAGAAGTATCCTGCCTGGGTGTCGTAGCCATCGTCGCCAGCCCAGACCACGAATGGTCCAGGCGTGTCAGGCGTCAGGCTGACGGGAGCGACGTCGAACTGCATGTGATTCCCCCCAAAGATACGCGCCGTCCTATGCGCTTTTCGTGAACATGAACCGCACGTCGCCATCACCAATCGCGATGTCTCC
This portion of the Parafrankia irregularis genome encodes:
- a CDS encoding polysaccharide deacetylase family protein, with the protein product MQFDVAPVSLTPDTPGPFVVWAGDDGYDTQAGYFSLLASSGIKGTFFLSVDWVDRAGTSPVYGDAYITTSQVAAIVAAGHEIATHGKDHEDLAAYYATYGPAALDLLLGAAIGEIQTRFGYSVKTGSYPGGSANNRVKEIVSRRHEYFRCSRGIVSRNAPDPFDVPGIDILAPSESDIKAYIDEAVANRSIVVLFHHGSIDSAQLTKVSNLITYASGLGCEQGTFYQAMSQRTRWVSTRAMIDAQGNAFNPTVHTNAVIVDRDDGVGGYYSLGLDESTNAPYMDATGGTPFEFRKELLALAALSVGRRRVFADFTTTNASTTVSSGSAGFRVDDVGISISGTGIPAATTIAAVVSPTQATLSAAATASATNVTVTLGRPAPGGVVSAGGMRLYDGLSLFGTGSQAVYFERLESTVEGFISSNQWVNNGTGGAGGEMAIDSGSGGSYVNIIGFATRIRSQDDTIRLRLGAAKDGIDFGAAEDVTLQRDGSGNLAANVTFQTDGDLIVGNAGNGLLVKEGTNARLGAAALSSGSVTVSTSAVTANSRIFLTPQNLSGVGTPQPIGVSARTAGTSFTITSASSSDASTIAWMIVEPA